A single Cryptococcus deuterogattii R265 chromosome 2, complete sequence DNA region contains:
- a CDS encoding uroporphyrinogen-III C-methyltransferase (genome sequence mistake): protein MSSLASPPPLWISFWMLLTTLIVSWDAGYCLMRPRSFSGGDLSWIWKPYNDFPYGEIDYLYGWKAFNERDGFTAAQALLNIVEILLAVDYLYLRHISPRDKRLQKYHAVAPLVGFAGAVMTASKTILYFLQEYLCGWCNVGHNDKRTFWMVWVIPNGTWIILPTIVSIVLGRYIAAALERDAIYSPASNSCRPPNSSAGNQMPL, encoded by the exons ATGAGCTCCTTAGCCTCTCCCCCACCCCTCTGGATATCATTTTGGATGCTTCTCACGACTCTTATCGTCTCATGGG ATGCCGGGTACTGTCTCATGAGACCACGAAGTTTCTCTGGCGGTGATCTCTCTTGGATATGGAAGCCTTACAA CGACTTTCCTTACGGCGAG ATTGATTATCTCTACGGCTGGAAAGCTTTCAACGAAAGAGATGGGTTCACAGCTGCTCAGG CCCTTCTTAACATCGTTGAAATCCTCCTCGCCGTCGATTACCTCTACCTCCGACACATTTCCCCTCGAGACAAGCGCTTGCAAAAGTACCATGCCGTAGCGCCATTAGTCGGATTTGCTGGAGCTGTTATGACTGCTTCAAAGACAATTTTGTACTTCCTCCAGG AATATCTCTGCGGCTGGTGCAATGTTGGTCACAACGACAAGCGAACATTCTGGATGGTTTGGGTTATCCCCAACGGAACGTGGATAATTCTTCCTACTATCGTATCTATCGTCCTCGGCCGATAcattgctgctgctcttgaACGTGATGCCATCTACTCTCCGGCCTCCAACTCCTGCCGCCCGCCGAATTCCTCGGCGGGAAATCAGATGCCACTCTGA
- a CDS encoding CBS domain-containing protein — protein sequence MVEDNHNEPPPPNIPTLTLPQSATTYTALARSTTVDSEAEPADEEEGDYRPFAPHISTIDEHLTVFCPDENVECHVGRVRRSFAPLALFPIIALAFIPIASATNLDPYTSCPALPQKSTPILSATGYIFNHVADFVGLHDSLVGQHAANVKRGLDNTAIVEACMVPVLVLLSGMFAGLTLGYFSVDQTQLQVLAISGTPKHQEYARLIMPVRKDSHLLLTTLILGNMIVNEALPVVMDGLLSGVVSVVVSTAMVVIFAEIIPQSICSRYGLLIGARMAWPVRIMMWVAYPIAWPIAKLLEWILGAHHGIIYRRGELRELIKMHAAGGEGGGDLDFDTVQITQGALDLARKTVKDSMTPIEQVFMLPIEAKLDYETLGHVVKSGHSRIPVYQMVEVPDIDLSTPPIGPTKTKMFKKVLGSLLVKSCVLLDPEDATPLASIPINAIPSIPFDEPLTNMLNVFQEGRSHMAIVSRHVRRVGPVDPEDAQSVMTAAAGGLRQRFFRKVAGISGNRSFSDSDSSASGEEDLEKGEGGKKKKRRRKKADKHDRAGSGSSDDHNAIRPTSNDVDGHTEAGEIKRMAKEEQEAEMKQQRGKESKKGSLVQAAKLTQLEQSVPADAQLSNDAVENFFDGLEGAPLGIITLEDVLEELIGEEIYDEYDEHGVPRSAASAFVPLEAMLAARKAALARQELAVAQSTPLPHVNDADFEQVVTAPTPGAGRRVMARIQIPKFSLKKPPSQPGRLRTERLVDNETPAATPPVGPPGYSNRPDEKSTYSAQVVTTPAELDEQPLPCARSDNRLVNHRLSTPPDSGAATTPSPQPQHNSSTPVLASAVPTRLLTAGATASTPTAMPASQQSSLLNEAIFIERERRRMAASHPGQVRGQNSGPIVPSPRQLTPPISVSNFGIQVTGVNGERVEGQGIVSPQPITAQRKKVPKFKSVPTPVATPSSGIDPVAGSKSSSKGEKE from the exons ATGGTCGAAGATAACCATAACGAACCTCCGCCGCCCAATATACCGACGCTTACTTTGCCACAATCAGCAACAACATACACAGCTTTAGCGCGCTCCACCACCGTCGATAGTGAGGCAGAGCCTgctgacgaggaagaaggagattatAGACCCTTCGCCCCACATATTTCTACTATTGACGAGCATCTAACTGTCTTCTGTCCAGATGAAAACGTTGAGTGTCATGTCGGTCGAGTACGGCGGAGTTTTGCGCCACTCGCACTCTTTCCCATCATCGCGCTTGCATTCATTCCTATTGCATCCGCGACCAATCTAGATCCTTACACTTCATGTCCAGCACTCCCTCAGAAGAGTACTCCAATTCTCTCTGCAACAGGTTATATCTTCAACCATGTTGCAGATTTTGTGGGCCTCCACGACAGCCTTGTTGGCCAGCACGCCGCCAACGTCAAGAGAGGTCTCGACAATACTGCTATTGTCGAAGCTTGTATGGTACCCGTGCTGGTGTTGTTGAGTGGTATGTTTGCGGGTTTGACCCTTGG TTATTTTTCTGTGGATCAAACTCAGCTGCAAGTCCTTGCTATTTCAGGGACACCCAAGCACCAAGAGTACGCTAGGCTTATCATGCCAGTCCG AAAAGACTCACACTTGCTTCTTACCACTCTAATTCTTGGTAACATGATTGTTAACGAGGCCTTGCCTGTCGTCATGGACGGCCTTTTGAGTGGTGTCGTATCCGTCGTTGTCAGCACCGCAATGGTTGTCAT TTTTGCGGAGATTATTCCTCAATCAATTTGTTCCCGATATGGTCTGCTCATTGGTGCCCGTATGGCCTGGCCAGTCCGTATCATGATGTGGGTTGCTTATCCCATCGCATGGCCAATCGCCAAACTTCTTGAATGGATTCTTGGTGCACACCACGGTATCATCTACCGTCGAGGAGAACTTCGCGAACTCATCAAGATGCATGCCGCCGGCGGTGAAGGCGGTGGTGATTTAGATTTCGACACTGTACAGATCACTCAAGGCGCTTTGGATCTTGCTCGAAAGACGGTCAAGGATTCCATGACTCCCATTGAACAAGTGTTTATGCTTCCTATCGAGGCAAAACTCGATTATGAGACATTGGGACATGTTGTGAAATCCGGTCATTCGCGTATTCCGGTCTACCAAATGGTTGAAGTTCCTGATATTGATCTTTCAACTCCTCCTATTGGTCCCACTAAGACAAAAATGTTCAAGAAGGTTTTGGGCAGCTTGCTTGTCAAGAGTTGTGTTCTGCTGGATCCTGAAG ACGCTActcctcttgcttctaTCCCCATCAACGCCATCCCTTCTATCCCATTCGATGAGCCCTTGACCAACATGCTCAACGTCTTCCAGGAAGGTCGCTCACATATGGCCATTGTCTCTCGTCATGTCCGCCGTGTCGGACCTGTCGATCCCGAAGATGCTCAGTCTGTCATGaccgctgctgctggtggcCTTCGTCAACGATTCTTCCGAAAGGTTGCTGGGATTTCTGGTAACCGATCATTTTCGGACAGCGactcttctgcttctggagaggaagatctcgagaagggagaaggaggaaagaaaaagaagcgaAGGCGCAAGAAGGCCGATAAACATGATCGAGCTGGTAGTGGTAGTTCCGACGATCACAATGCCATCAGACCCACTTCTAATGATGTTGACGGTCATACGGAAGCCGGTGAAATTAAGCGTAtggcaaaggaagagcaagaagcagaaATGAAGCAACAGCGCGGGAAAGAGAGCAAGAAAGGATCTCTCGTTCAAGCCGCCAAGTTGACTCAGCTGGAGCAAAGTGTTCCCGCCGATGCTCAGTTGTCCAATGACGCTGTGGAAAACTTTTTCGACGGTTTGGAAGGCGCACCGTTGGGTATCATCACGCTTGAGGATGTCTTGGAAGAACTTATTGGAGAGGAGATTTATGACGA GTACGATGAACATGGGGTGCCTCGTTCAGCAGCATCCGCTTTTGTCCCTCTCGAAGCTATGCTCGCCGCTCGAAAAGCTGCTCTCGCTCGTCAAGAACTCGCTGTTGCCCAATCtacacctcttcctcatgtTAACGATGCCGATTTCGAGCAAGTTGTTACCGCACCTACTCCCGGTGCTGGTCGACGGGTTATGGCGAGGATTCAGATTCCCAAGTTTTCGTTGAAGAAGCCCCCTTCTCAACCGGGAAGACTTAGAACGGAGCGTCTGGTTGACAATGAAACGCCTGCGGCTACTCCCCCAGTCGGTCCACCTGGTTATTCCAATCGACCCGACGAGAAGTCCACATACAGCGCTCAAGTTGTCACAACCCCTGCTGAATTGGATGAACAACCCTTACCCTGTGCGCGGTCAGATAACAGGCTTGTTAACCACCGTCTCTCTACTCCGCCTGACTCTGGTGCCGCCACCACGCCTTCGCCTCAGCCCCAACACAACTCGTCAACCCCAGTCCTTGCATCTGCAGTACCCACTCGGCTCCTTACCGCTGGGGCGACCGCTTCAACCCCAACTGCCATGCCAGCATCACAGCAATCAAGCTTGTTGAATGAAGCAATCTTTATTGAGCGTGAACGAAGGCGTATGGCCGCGTCTCACCCGGGTCAAGTACGAGGTCAAAATTCTGGCCCTATCGTACCTTCTCCTAGGCAACTTACCCCGCCGATTTCCGTTTCTAATTTTGGTATCCAAGTGACGGGAGTAAATGGAGAGAGAGTcgaagggcaagggatTGTATCGCCCCAGCCCATAACGGCGCAACGGAAGAAGGTCCCCAAGTTCAAGAGTGTTCCAACACCTGTCGCTACGCCGTCTTCTGGCATCGATCCTGTCGCCGGAAGCAAGAGTAGCAGtaaaggggaaaaggagtaA